ATTAAAGTGCCTCTTTTTATTAACGAAGGTGATGTTATCAAAGTTGACACACGCACAGGTGCTTATGTTGAGAGGGTAGGCTAATGCTAACCATCAAGAAGCTCAAAGAATTTAAAGAATACCTTGAAAGTGGTGCTTTTATCGAAGACCTAGAGGCAAGGCCACCTGATGGTCAGGCAGAAATGCTTGACATGATAGAACTTCTTTTTGAGATTTGCGAATTAGCTGACGAAAAGCTCACGGAACATTTTTACCGGCGTCTTCGCGGGGAGGTTTAATGCCCTTTTATATCAGGGCCAAGACATATTTTCGCTACGCCCAGGAACAATTAGGTTTTGCTGAAGAAGAAAAAGACCCCGCTCGTATTTTAAAATTCGCCAAAGAAGCGGTTTTTCAGGCTTGCCGGGCGCTCTGGGCCATTGTCCAGATAGAAGCCCCCAAGGAAAAACCCTCCTTTGAAAAAATCCTTTCCGAGCTCGATAAGGCTTGTGAGCCCTGGCTTGCCAGGGAGATAAAAAGGGCTGTTAAGCGTATCGAAGAGCTGGGCAAGGCCCCTTCGCAAGAGGGAGCCAAAGAGGCCCTTGAGCTTGCACGCTTCGTGGTGAGAAGAACAAGAGACGTGCTTGAACCCATTGTCGGGCCTTCAGAACGCGTTGAGCGCCATCGTAAGCTTTTTGTGCGCTAAACCTTACCTTTACTGGGGCACAAATCCTTTACCACGCACTTTTCACATAGCGGTTTGCGGGCTTTACACACCTCGCGCCCATGGGCCTGCAAAACATAGGCAATGAGGCCCCAGTCTTCCCTGGGCACAATTGCCTGAAGGTCTTTTTCGATTTTGTCTGGATTTTTTTCCTGGGTGAAACCAAGGCGCTGGGCCAGCCGTCTTACATGGGTATCAACTGGTATGCCTTCCACAATGCCATAGGCGTTATAAAGCACAATGTTTGCGGTTTTGCGCGCAACGCCAGGGAGTTTTAACATGTCTTCCATGGTGCGCGGGACTTCTCCGCCGAATTCGTCTATTATTTTACGTGCACATTCTTTAATGTACTTGGCCTTTTGCTGATAAAAGCCTGTGGGCCTAATGTCCTGAGAAAGCTCTTCCAAAGGGGCAGTGGCATAATCTTTCGCTGAGCGATACTTCTTAAAGAGATTTTCTGTTACCTGATTTACGCGTTCGTCAGTGCATTGGGCCGAAAGGATTGTGGCCACCAAAAGCTCAAGGGGATTGCTGAACTTAAGGGCGATTTTGGCGTGAGGATAGGCCTCTTTAAGGCGCCTAATGACTTCTTCAAGCCGTTTTTTCTCTTCAGGGGATAGTTCTTTGGGAGCCTTTTTTGAGGCAGTCTTTTTCTTGGTTTTGCGTGGCATTTTTCCTCCTAAAGAAAGGGCTCTGTGCGCGATTTTATGTCTTCCACAAGTTTGGCAAGTAGCTCATCTTCATGCCAGTTTTCTTTTTGCCAGGAAGAAAATTTATCAAGCTCAAGGCTTTTTTCTGCCACAGGAAGCGCTTTTCCCTTTACCAGGCGACTGCTAAGGGTTGGCCTTATGCTTTCTGCCAGGAGGAAAAACGCCATTAACCTGCGGAAGATGTTCAGGTCATAGGTGTCAAGTTCTTTGCCTACTTCCTGTTTGGCCTGGCATTCCTGCATCAAATGTTTCAACCGCTCAAGAAGAGGAATTTTGATTTGCGACTGAACCATTTCATCGAGTTTGGTGTATTCCCAGGCGATATCAACGTAGTCTTTCAGCTCGAAATCAAGCATAAGGATGGTCTCACGAAACCATTCCGAAAAACGCGTCTTTAGGTAATCCACCAGGGTCATGAAATCCAGTTGTTCACGATGAAAAGAAAGCTCTTCCTCAGGCAGCCTTGCAAGTTCTGCAATTTGGGCCATTCTAAAGGTGCCGGTATAAATGTGAAGAAGGGCCGCAAGGTAATGGTAGTTAGAAAAAATAATGCGTTTTCCCATGATAGTAGCTCGCGGGGGCCGATTGTGATAACGATCAAGTGCCTCGCCTATCCATTTTGCTGCTAAAAAGGTGTGTGACATGTCTAAAAAATATCACAAGGAAGCAAAGCGCCCAAGTACATATAAACTTCTATTGGTGGCACTTCTTTATTTTGCTGAAGGCCTGCCTTTTGGTTTCATTTACGTAAGCCTTCCGGTGTTTTTGCGTTTCCATGGTGTTGATCTTGTAAAAATAGGCCTCCTTTCTCTGGCAGGGCTTGCCTGGACCCTCAAACCCCTCTGGGCCCCTTTGGTGGACAGGTATGGCCGCAAATACCACTGGATGTGTGCGGCGCTTATCGGGCTTTTTCTCTGTGTTTTGCTGCTTGCCCTTATCCCTGTGGGCACGTCTTTTTACTTTGCGGTAATTGTAGCGGCATGTTTTTGTTCTGCCACCCTGGACATTGCGGTTGATGGCTACACCATCGAGCTTCTTGAGCCTGAAGAAGTAGGCCCTGCCAATGGAGTGCGGGTTGCTGCTTACCGGGTGGCTTTGATTATGGCAGGCGGCGGGTTGGTGGCCTTAAGTGAGTTTACAGGTTTTAGGCCAGCCTTCCTTGCCCTTGCTGTTATTTTTCTAGCCCTGGCCTTGGTTCTGTGGATAAAGCCTTCTTTTCACCGGGTAAGCCATATTAAGCAAAGCAAAAATATTTTTGAAGCCTACCTGCTACCTTTAAAGGATCTTCTTACACGTCGCTATGCCTGGGCGCTCATTCCTTTTGTGCTTCTTTTTAAAGTAGGTGACGCCATGATGGGCGCCATGATCTATCCGTTTTGGGTGGACCGTGGTTTTTCCCGGGCAGAAATTGGCCTTATCTCTGGCACCCTTGGCACTATTTTTAGCATCACGGGGTCTTTAGTGGGGGGATTTTGGATAAAATTTTTAGGCATTGGGCGGG
The window above is part of the Thermodesulfatator atlanticus DSM 21156 genome. Proteins encoded here:
- the nth gene encoding endonuclease III, with the translated sequence MPRKTKKKTASKKAPKELSPEEKKRLEEVIRRLKEAYPHAKIALKFSNPLELLVATILSAQCTDERVNQVTENLFKKYRSAKDYATAPLEELSQDIRPTGFYQQKAKYIKECARKIIDEFGGEVPRTMEDMLKLPGVARKTANIVLYNAYGIVEGIPVDTHVRRLAQRLGFTQEKNPDKIEKDLQAIVPREDWGLIAYVLQAHGREVCKARKPLCEKCVVKDLCPSKGKV
- a CDS encoding MFS transporter, producing the protein MSKKYHKEAKRPSTYKLLLVALLYFAEGLPFGFIYVSLPVFLRFHGVDLVKIGLLSLAGLAWTLKPLWAPLVDRYGRKYHWMCAALIGLFLCVLLLALIPVGTSFYFAVIVAACFCSATLDIAVDGYTIELLEPEEVGPANGVRVAAYRVALIMAGGGLVALSEFTGFRPAFLALAVIFLALALVLWIKPSFHRVSHIKQSKNIFEAYLLPLKDLLTRRYAWALIPFVLLFKVGDAMMGAMIYPFWVDRGFSRAEIGLISGTLGTIFSITGSLVGGFWIKFLGIGRALWIFGAFQALSNLGYAYAALPGKGRVEVYAASVIESFTGGLGTAAFLAFLMSLCRKEMSASQYALLAMLFSFSRAVSGALSGFGAEHFGYAAFFFYTFLAALPAFVLIPWVCRLIPQDK